In Arthrobacter citreus, a single genomic region encodes these proteins:
- a CDS encoding DUF2691 family protein has product MKRGISFEIPNQYGQFLADILKPVIIKDFNWFIIGEESYLVVDENLDKPLFPENIQVINGSELDDKLKNNEYYLIFADLKAFPENKDSVEIRTYEEFLSSDCQLCLLITDCTYTDIYCKDLELIEKLYTNALQYNYENLSYITDSNDSRTGLSCW; this is encoded by the coding sequence TTGAAAAGAGGTATTAGTTTTGAGATTCCAAATCAGTATGGACAATTTTTAGCTGATATTTTAAAACCAGTGATTATTAAGGATTTTAATTGGTTTATTATAGGTGAAGAGTCTTATTTAGTGGTGGATGAAAACTTGGATAAACCTCTTTTTCCAGAAAACATCCAAGTTATAAACGGTTCAGAACTTGATGATAAACTAAAAAATAATGAGTACTATTTAATATTTGCAGATTTAAAAGCCTTTCCCGAAAATAAAGATTCAGTTGAAATAAGAACATACGAAGAATTTTTAAGTAGCGATTGCCAATTATGTTTATTAATAACAGATTGCACATATACAGATATTTATTGTAAAGACTTAGAGTTAATAGAAAAATTGTATACAAACGCACTACAGTATAATTACGAAAACCTATCCTATATCACAGATTCGAATGATAGTAGAACAGGACTTAGTTGTTGGTAG